Genomic window (Deltaproteobacteria bacterium PRO3):
GTTTTTTAGAAAAAAAATAAAATACGTGTGATAGACGTGGCCTCTTCCGGCCTCCAGGAATGGGTCCTGTCCGGTCTGCACCCCCACCGTGCTCGCAAGCTGCGCGCGGCGGGGGACCCCCGCCCGGCCACCCATTCCTGGAGGCCGGAAGAGGCCACGTATTCTTATCTAGGAAGGCGAGATGCGGCAAATCGAGTCGATTCGCGAGATGCAGGAGTGGAGCGCCGAACAGCGCGTCGCCGGGAAGCGACTTGCCCTGGTGCCGACGATGGGCTACCTCCACGAGGGGCACTTGAGCCTCGTCGACGAGGCGCGGCGCCGCGCCGATCGGGTCGCGATGTCGATCTTCGTCAATCCGACCCAGTTCGGCCCCAACGAGGATTTTGAAAAATACCCGCGCGACCTGCCCCGCGACCGCGCCCTGGCCGAGTCGCGCGGGGTGGACGTCCTCTTCGTCCCCGCCGCGGCCGAGATGTACCCGCCCGGCGACCAGACGGCCGTCACCGTTTCCGAGCTGAGTCGCGGACTCTGCGGCGCCTTCCGCCCCGGCCACTTCCGCGGGGTCGCCACCGTCGTCGCCAAGCTCTTCCTCATCGCCCAGCCCCACGTGGCGGTCTTCGGCGAGAAGGACTACCAGCAGCTGAAGATCATCCAGCGCATGGCGCGGGACCTGCACATACCGGTGGAGGTGGTGGGCCTGCCCACCCTGCGGGAAAAGGAAGGTCTGGCGATGAGCTCCCGCAACGCCTACCTGGGCGAGGCCGAGCGGGCCGAGGCCTTGAACATCTCGCGCGCCATCGCGGCGGCGCAGGACGCGGCGCAAGGCGGAGAGCGTCGGACCGCCTTGCTGCGCGAGCGGGCCTTGGCGGTGCTGGCGGAGGGAAAGAACACCATCGTCCAGTACCTCGAGATCGTCGATGCGGAGACGCTCGAGCCGGTGGAGACCTTGGACAGACCTTCGCGAATTATTTTGGCTGTTTATTTAAACGGCAAACGCCTTATCGACAACGGTCCGCTGTAGGGGCGAACCTTGTGTTCGCCCCCGTGCAGGGACGGGCGAACACAAGGTTCGCCCCTACTATCGGAATACAATATGCAACCCGCCCCCATCCAAATCTTCACCGCCCGCCACCTCCTCCCCGTCGCGGGCGACACTCTCTCTCCCGGTGCCCTCGCGGCGCAGGCCGGCCGCATCCTCGAGGTCGGCTCCCCCGAGGCCTTGCGGCAAAAATTCCCCGCCGCCGCCGTCCGCGAATTTCCGCGCCATGTCCTGATGCCGGGTCTGGTCAACGTCCACGCCGACCTCTCGCTGACCCATTATGAGAAATACCCGCACCCCATGCCGGAGACGAAGGAGGGGCGCTTCCTCCTCATGGCCTGGCTGATCAACCGCTCGCGCTTCAAGGCCAAGCTGCCGATCCCCGACCAGCAGAAGGCGGTCGCCGACGGCCTGGAAATCGTCAAACGCTCCGGCACGACCACCTTGGGCGACGTCTGCCGCTTTCCCGTGGCGGTCCCCCTCTACGAGAAGTCCGGGCTGCGCGTCACGGTCCTGGCCGAGATCGAAAACCTCCAGCGCGCCACCGCCCAGGAGGAATTCGAGCAGGCCCTCGCCCTCATCGACGAGGTCGAGCACGGCGGCCATCCCCGGCTTAAGCCCGGCCTCGCGCCCTTCAGCGCCTTCACGATCTCGAAGAACCTGCTGCGGATCCTGGCCAACCACGCCCTGCAGATGAAGATTCCCTTCCACATCGTCGCCGCGCTCAGCTTCAGCGAGATGGAATTTTTCTACGACAGCCAGGGGGAGGTGACCTCGGTGCTCTTCAAGGAGGCCGGCTGGGGCGAGGAGCGCATCCCGCCGCCGCACCACATGACGCCGATCCAGTACCTCCACGAGATCGGGCTGCTCAAGGTCAAGCCGGCGATTGTCGGCGCCCTGCACCTGGGGCCGACCGACGGCGCCCTGCTCGGCAACGCGGAATGCCCGCGAGTCTTCGCGCCGCTGGCCTTCGAGAAGCTCCAAGTCGGCGAGGTTCCCTGGGAGAAGATTCTGAAAGACCGCGTCCCCTGGGCCCTCGGCACCTGGGGCCGCGCCGCCGGTTCCAGCCTCGACCTCTGGGACGAGATGCGCGCGGTCCTCTACCGTCTCGAGGGCCTCGCCGACCGCCAAGCCGCCGGCGACGCCATCCTGCGGGCCGCGACCCTGGGCGGCGCCCGGGCCTTGGGGATGGAGTCCGAGATCGGCAGCCTCGAAAAAAACAAGCGGGCCGATTTCCTCGCCGTCGCCGCGCCGGAGTCGGAAGGGTCCCTCGCCGCCGACTTGATCCAGGGCGTGCGGCCTCACGACATCGCCGCCGCCTTCGTGGACGGCGTCGAGCTCTTCGCCCAACCATAATATAGCGCCCCATCCCGTAATTCGATGGACCTGTGTCGCGATATCTGCGAGACGGCGTCCGCCCGCTCCGTGTGGCGCAACTTTTCCGAAAGGACCGCGATAAGCCCTGGAGTAGGGTGAGTGGAGGTAAGCTAGGAATTCACAACGATTATTCCCGTTTAGGCCGAGGCACACGGTCTAGACCGCGCGGGTGACTGCGCAAGGGACCTCTACTTTGGGGGCACTAGGTGAGCGGACCGACATCATTCCGTCTATCTCAGGAGACCTTTGAGCTTCTGAAGAAAAACCGCGACTTCTACGAGTCGCTGTTCGACCTTCAGAAGAAGAAGGAATCTCCCTTACTTCCGAAAGCGACCGACGCCGAGTCCCGGACCGAGGCCAAGGTCCGCGACAACGGCGACGTCGAGGTCTCCCTCGTCCTGCCCGTCGACGACGACGGCGATGCGTCG
Coding sequences:
- a CDS encoding pantoate--beta-alanine ligase, which gives rise to MRQIESIREMQEWSAEQRVAGKRLALVPTMGYLHEGHLSLVDEARRRADRVAMSIFVNPTQFGPNEDFEKYPRDLPRDRALAESRGVDVLFVPAAAEMYPPGDQTAVTVSELSRGLCGAFRPGHFRGVATVVAKLFLIAQPHVAVFGEKDYQQLKIIQRMARDLHIPVEVVGLPTLREKEGLAMSSRNAYLGEAERAEALNISRAIAAAQDAAQGGERRTALLRERALAVLAEGKNTIVQYLEIVDAETLEPVETLDRPSRIILAVYLNGKRLIDNGPL